From one Dysidea avara chromosome 9, odDysAvar1.4, whole genome shotgun sequence genomic stretch:
- the LOC136265759 gene encoding N(G),N(G)-dimethylarginine dimethylaminohydrolase 1-like, translated as MLSTLSRRILRTTTLQLSFKRCRSGTSTGRLMQEDPLEHFYYDKVIVSGVPSSFVKNSLRVHEPDEPISLVKARYQHANYAWKVKQLVQDIVYTPEDENYPDSVFVEDPAVVFDGTALLTKIGHPSRIGEPQNIRGVLESLDLHIVELSKLSPTATMDGGDVLFTGKEFLIGLSRRTNKEAIEAFAQVFRDYPVTAITIQSEVLHLKSMSSMAGVGVIAIGDTPAGRQAWDEIERKAHYKYDRLSFPDENAANCLFINGTIFHVPQEEYPNSYHVWENYNRYPKVELPNSEFSKADGSLTCTSIRIN; from the exons ATGTTATCTACGTTGTCAAGGCGAATTCTGAGGACAACCACGTTGCAGTTGTCTTTCAAAAGATGCCGTTCTGGAACTTCTACTGGTAGGTTGATGCAAGAGGACCCTTTAGAACATTTTTACTACGACAAAGTAATTGTTTCTGGTGTGCCCTCTTCCTTTGTTAAAAATTCATTGAGAGTACATGAACCCGATGAGCCAATAAGTTTGGTGAAGGCACGCTATCAACACGCGAACTACGCTTGGAAAGTCAAGCAACTTGTACAAGACATTGTGTACACTCCAGAAGATGAAAATTATCCCGATAGCGTGTTTGTGGAAGACCCGGCAGTTGTATTCGATGGCACAGCACTGCTGACAAAAATTGGTCATCCGTCACGGATAGGGGAGCCACAAAACATAAGGGGCGTGCTAGAGTCTTTGGATTTACACATAGTGGAACTAAGCAAACTGTCTCCAACAGCTACAATGGATGGTGGAGATGTACTGTTTACTGGCAAAGAATTTCTAATTGGATTATCACGGCGTACAAATAAG GAAGCCATTGAAGCCTTTGCCCAAGTGTTTCGTGATTACCCAGTCACAGCCATTACAATTCAATCAGAAGTACTTCACCTCAAGAGCATGAGTTCCATGGCTGGTGTGGGAGTGATTGCAATTGGTGACACTCCAGCTGGACGACAAGCTTGGGATGAAATAGAAAGGAAGGCACATTACAAATATGACCGACTATCATTTCCAGATGAAAATGCTGCCAACTGCTTGTTCATCAATGGTACTATTTTCCATGTTCCACAAGAGGAATATCCAAATAGCTATCACGTGTGGGAAAATTATAACAGATATCCTAAAGTTGAGCTACCAAACAGTGAATTTTCTAAAGCAGATGGGTCATTAACTTGTACTTCCATACGCATCAATTAA